In Miscanthus floridulus cultivar M001 chromosome 5, ASM1932011v1, whole genome shotgun sequence, one genomic interval encodes:
- the LOC136453682 gene encoding myb-related protein 308-like — MGRSPCCEKAHTNKGAWTKEEDQRLIAYIKAHGEGCWRSLPKAAGLLRCGKSCRLRWMNYLRPDLKRGNFTEDDDEVIIKLHALLGNKWSLIAGQLPGRTDNEIKNYWNTHIKRKLLSRGFDPQTHRPLSGGSAAAGSGLTTSSTAGFPSPSPVPTRPARPAIAIPLNVMFARPAPSEDGHSSSGGSTDAPRCPDLNLDLDLSVGPPCSLPKTPAAAVTTPTSQQQQRTTICLCYHLGVRSGDACSCKTAASPAGFRFLRPLEEGQYI; from the exons ATGGGGAGGTCTCCGTGCTGCGAGAAGGCGCACACGAACAAGGGCGCGTGGACCAAGGAGGAGGACCAGCGCCTGATCGCCTACATCAAGGCGCACGGCGAGGGGTGCTGGCGCTCGCTGCCCAAGGCCGCGGGCCTCCTCCGCTGCGGCAAGAGCTGCAGGCTGCGCTGGATGAACTACCTCCGCCCGGACCTCAAGCGCGGCAACTTcaccgaggacgacgacgaggtcaTCATCAAGCTCCACGCCCTGCTCGGCAACAA GTGGTCGCTCATCGCGGGGCAGCTGCCCGGCCGGACGGACAACGAGATCAAGAACTACTGGAACACGCACATCAAGCGCAAGCTGCTGAGCCGCGGCTTCGACCCGCAGACGCACCGCCCGCTCAGCGGCGGCAGCGCGGCCGCGGGCAGCGGGCTCACCACGTCCAGCACCGCCGGCTTCCCGTCCCCGTCGCCGGTACCCACCAGGCCCGCGCGCCCGGCCATAGCCATTCCGCTCAATGTGATGTTCGCGCGCCCGGCGCCGTCGGAGGACGGCCACAGCAGCAGCGGCGGGAGCACGGACGCGCCGCGGTGCCCCGACCTCAACCTGGACCTGGACCTGTCCGTCGGCCCGCCGTGCTCGCTGCCCAAGACGCCGGCGGCCGCCGTGACGACGCCCacgtcgcagcagcagcagcggacgACCATCTGCCTGTGCTACCACCTCGGTGTCCGCAGCGGAGACGCCTGCAGCTGCAAGACCGCTGCGTCGCCGGCGGGGTTCCGGTTTCTCCGGCCGCTAGAGGAGGGCCAGTACATATAG